In Desulfuromonas sp. KJ2020, a single genomic region encodes these proteins:
- the rplL gene encoding 50S ribosomal protein L7/L12, translating into MAEITKEQVVEFIEKMNVLELAELVKELEEKFGVSAAAPVAVAAAAPAAGGAAAVEEKDEFDVVLASAGDKKINVIKVVRAATGLGLKEAKDLVDGAPQTVKEAMPKAEAEELKKQLVEAGATVELK; encoded by the coding sequence ATGGCTGAGATCACTAAAGAACAGGTTGTAGAATTTATTGAAAAAATGAACGTCCTTGAGCTGGCTGAGCTCGTCAAGGAACTCGAAGAGAAGTTTGGTGTTTCCGCTGCCGCTCCTGTCGCTGTGGCCGCTGCCGCTCCTGCCGCTGGTGGTGCTGCTGCTGTAGAAGAAAAAGATGAGTTCGATGTTGTTCTTGCCAGCGCTGGCGACAAAAAGATCAACGTTATCAAGGTTGTTCGTGCTGCCACGGGCCTGGGCCTCAAGGAAGCCAAGGATCTCGTTGATGGTGCTCCTCAGACCGTCAAGGAGGCCATGCCTAAAGCCGAAGCCGAAGAGCTCAAAAAGCAGCTCGTCGAAGCTGGCGCCACTGTGGAACTCAAGTAG
- the rplJ gene encoding 50S ribosomal protein L10, with translation MNKSSKEQIVAELSEKLASAKAAFLADYRGLNVEQVDKLRGELRGAGVEYRVVKNTLLKLAAKGTSCECLSDHLAGPTAIAIAGADPVAPAKILSEFAKTNKTFALKVGSLNGNLLELAQIEALAELPSREVLLAKVLGSLNAPATNFVGVLAAIPRSLVQVLAAIQDKKAA, from the coding sequence TTGAACAAAAGCAGCAAAGAACAGATTGTCGCCGAGTTGAGTGAAAAACTCGCTTCGGCCAAAGCGGCCTTTCTTGCGGACTATCGTGGGCTCAACGTGGAGCAGGTCGATAAGCTGCGCGGTGAACTTCGCGGGGCAGGAGTTGAATACCGCGTTGTCAAGAACACCCTGTTGAAACTGGCCGCCAAAGGAACTTCCTGTGAGTGCCTTTCCGACCACCTTGCCGGTCCTACCGCGATCGCTATCGCCGGGGCGGATCCTGTGGCTCCCGCCAAAATTCTGTCCGAATTTGCCAAAACCAACAAGACCTTTGCTCTGAAGGTCGGTTCGCTCAATGGCAACCTGCTGGAACTGGCACAGATCGAGGCTTTGGCCGAGTTGCCGAGTCGCGAGGTTCTGCTGGCTAAAGTCCTCGGTTCGCTTAATGCTCCCGCGACCAATTTTGTTGGTGTGCTGGCGGCTATTCCGCGTTCCCTGGTACAGGTCCTGGCAGCTATTCAAGACAAAAAAGCGGCTTAA
- the rplA gene encoding 50S ribosomal protein L1, protein MSAGKKHTQAKAKIDRTNAYPIEEALALVKETSFAKFDETVDVSIRLGVDPRKADQMVRGAVVLPNGLGKTVRVLVFAKGEKAQEATTAGADYVGADDLVAKIQEGWFDFDTAIATPDMMGTVGKIGKLLGPRGLMPNPKVGTVTFDVGRAVTEAKSGKIEYRVEKAGIVHAPVGKVSFDVEKLKENVVSLVDALVKAKPATSKGTYLKKVSISSTMGPGLNIDVAALQAMVK, encoded by the coding sequence ATGAGTGCAGGAAAAAAACATACTCAAGCTAAGGCCAAGATAGACAGAACAAATGCCTATCCGATTGAGGAGGCTCTTGCTCTTGTCAAGGAGACTTCCTTCGCCAAATTTGACGAAACGGTTGACGTCTCCATCCGCTTGGGCGTTGACCCTCGTAAAGCCGATCAGATGGTTCGTGGTGCCGTTGTTCTTCCCAACGGGCTCGGAAAAACCGTCAGGGTTCTCGTCTTCGCCAAAGGTGAGAAGGCTCAGGAAGCCACCACAGCCGGGGCCGATTATGTCGGTGCGGATGATCTCGTGGCCAAGATTCAGGAAGGTTGGTTCGATTTTGACACCGCTATCGCTACTCCAGATATGATGGGTACGGTCGGCAAAATCGGCAAGTTGCTTGGTCCCCGCGGCCTTATGCCCAATCCCAAGGTCGGTACCGTGACCTTTGATGTCGGGCGGGCAGTGACCGAGGCCAAGTCGGGCAAAATCGAATATCGCGTTGAAAAAGCCGGCATTGTGCATGCTCCGGTGGGCAAAGTCTCCTTTGACGTTGAAAAACTTAAGGAAAACGTAGTCAGCCTCGTTGATGCTCTTGTTAAGGCCAAGCCCGCTACCTCCAAGGGGACTTACCTTAAAAAAGTCAGCATTTCCAGTACGATGGGGCCAGGCCTCAATATCGATGTCGCTGCCCTGCAGGCGATGGTCAAATAA
- the rplK gene encoding 50S ribosomal protein L11: MAKKVVGLIKLQIPAGKANPSPPVGPALGQHGVNIMEFCKAFNAKTQAQDGMITPVVITVYADRSFSFITKTPPAAVLLMKAAKIQKGSGVPNKNKVGKVTKDQVREIAELKMPDLNAFDIEKAILTIEGTARSMGLEVV; the protein is encoded by the coding sequence ATGGCCAAGAAGGTTGTTGGTTTGATTAAACTGCAGATTCCTGCCGGCAAGGCGAACCCTTCGCCTCCGGTCGGTCCCGCGCTCGGCCAGCATGGGGTCAACATTATGGAATTCTGTAAGGCGTTCAACGCAAAGACCCAGGCACAGGACGGAATGATCACACCTGTCGTCATTACTGTCTACGCCGACCGGTCCTTTTCCTTCATCACCAAGACGCCGCCCGCAGCCGTTCTGCTCATGAAGGCCGCCAAGATTCAAAAGGGGTCCGGCGTGCCTAATAAAAACAAAGTGGGCAAGGTCACCAAGGATCAGGTCAGGGAGATTGCTGAGCTGAAAATGCCGGATCTCAATGCCTTTGATATCGAAAAGGCAATCCTTACTATTGAAGGCACCGCCCGCAGCATGGGCCTCGAAGTCGTATAA
- the nusG gene encoding transcription termination/antitermination protein NusG has translation MAKKWYGVHTYSGFENKVKLNLEERIRSLGAEEFFGEILIPSETVVELKKGERKTSSRKFFPGYILVQMELNNETWHIVKDIPKVTGFVGGGTAPPSIPDEEVAKITSRIEEGVERPKPKVEFEVGETVRVVDGPFLNFTGVVEDVKPDKGKLKVMVSIFGRVTPVELEFIQVEKTS, from the coding sequence ATGGCGAAAAAATGGTATGGCGTACACACGTACTCCGGATTCGAGAATAAAGTAAAACTCAATCTGGAGGAGCGTATCCGATCGCTCGGAGCGGAAGAGTTCTTTGGGGAAATATTGATCCCTTCCGAGACGGTGGTTGAGTTGAAAAAGGGAGAGCGCAAGACCTCTTCCCGTAAATTTTTTCCTGGCTATATACTTGTCCAGATGGAGTTGAACAACGAAACCTGGCACATAGTTAAAGATATACCGAAGGTTACCGGATTTGTCGGAGGAGGAACTGCTCCTCCTTCTATACCTGACGAAGAAGTTGCCAAGATTACTTCTCGCATCGAAGAAGGTGTGGAACGACCCAAGCCGAAAGTCGAATTTGAAGTGGGCGAAACGGTACGTGTCGTTGATGGTCCGTTTCTTAACTTTACCGGTGTGGTCGAAGACGTGAAGCCTGACAAGGGCAAGCTCAAGGTCATGGTCAGTATTTTCGGGCGGGTTACGCCGGTCGAACTCGAATTCATTCAGGTAGAAAAAACCAGCTAG
- the secE gene encoding preprotein translocase subunit SecE — MVILQRGFIVLAKTTEFLTNVKGELKKVTWPTRKDTIASTTVVIVLVFVVAVFLWVVDSALSAVIRALLS, encoded by the coding sequence ATGGTCATCCTCCAAAGGGGTTTTATAGTGCTTGCCAAAACGACAGAGTTTTTGACGAACGTAAAGGGTGAGCTTAAAAAAGTTACCTGGCCGACGCGCAAGGACACAATCGCGTCAACAACGGTTGTTATTGTTCTGGTCTTCGTCGTTGCCGTGTTTTTGTGGGTTGTGGACTCAGCTCTCTCCGCGGTGATACGCGCACTCCTGAGTTGA
- the rpmG gene encoding 50S ribosomal protein L33 → MRDIVTLACTECKQRNYTTTKNKKNTPDKLEFSKYCRFCQKHTPHKETK, encoded by the coding sequence CGGGATATCGTTACCTTGGCTTGCACTGAATGCAAGCAGCGCAATTACACCACCACGAAAAACAAAAAAAATACTCCCGACAAGCTGGAGTTTAGTAAATATTGCCGTTTCTGTCAGAAGCACACCCCTCACAAGGAAACCAAGTAG